From the Hoplias malabaricus isolate fHopMal1 chromosome 6, fHopMal1.hap1, whole genome shotgun sequence genome, the window AAAACGTCATCCAATATAATGGTGTCCTGTATGGCCTGATGGCCCATAGAACAGGAAGTTCTCAATTCTGGACGAACTTTCACTAGAAAGATAGCTACAGCCTAATTTCTGGAGTGACACTCGATCATTTTTAACCATGAAAGGTTGCGTGGAAACATTTCAAATCATATTGTTCTCTCCCTACTACAGTCTATAAATGTAAGAAAGCTGCTAATAGTGCCAAATAATTGCGGCATAATGAGGCATAGCCCTACAAAGCACATATTAATGTGGGAATGCGAACCTAATATATAAATCCGACAACACATTAAGTCATTCCCACACATTATTACATCATTAACATGACTAACAGTTATTATGAAGGGATGTCAAAAGCATGGGTCCATAGTTTTCTGTTTGCTTTATGAAATGTAATTGATGCAGCTTTTATTATATGTTCATGTGACAAAGTATAAGCAGTAACATTTTCTGAATCTGTCATTAGAAACATAGTACATTTCAATTTCTCTTCATAAATACACCTCACAACAGCTCAGTGGGCACATTCATGTGGAAGAATTGTCTGGTGATATTAATCAATAATCATATTAATCAGCCCAAGGTGTGgactcaccacacacacactgtttggtACAGTCTTAGTTCTGTTTTCAAATACAGATTGAAGAGGTCATTGCAACAAGCTTTAATATGTTTGGTACATAAATCCACACAAATGCCGCAAGTGGATATCAATGAAAAAGCAAAACACTAAAAATGGAGATTATAAGATCTTCAGTTTATTGAAACAGATGAGTTTATTAAAGCAACAATGATTCAGTGTGACAGTGCTTCCACCTTTCCTTTGCAGGTGATTGCTGTTGTTATGGACTTGTTTACAGATGTGGACATATTTAAAGATCTCCTAGATGCGAGTTTCAAGCGTAAGGTGGCTGTGTATGTCGTCCTGGAGGCTACTGGGGTCCCACACTTCCTGAACATGTGTGAGAGAGCAGCCATGCACACTGGGCACCTGAAGGCATGTCTCATCATTTCCATGTTTGATTTTGCAGAGCAGAGCAATTACCCTGGTGATTAAATTCTGAAATTGCTTTATTGCTGATGGACCTTAGTCTGACTTGTCATTATTTCTAGTCACTGAGCCAAAAAGCTATTCAAGTGGATTATGCGACAGAAAACTTCTTGATGGTTGGGAGCCAGGAAATGTCCATGAATTCAGGCTAATTTTGTGAATGGTCATCCAGGCAGCCCTGAGGTAAATGAGAGCCAAGCTAAAGGCTACATCATGACCTCTGTCTGAACAGAGTACTTTCTGTTCTTTAGACCAAGAGAacagtgctgagtccagatAAATATACTCCAGTGCACTTAGGACACTCAGGACCAAAGGATGCATTAGAAACACTATAAGGCTGAAAAAACATGACATTAGGATATTCATTAGTAGTTTGCCATCCTTTACCCGTGTAACATCTTTTACTCTTATTGGAAGGCTTTAGATTACATGgtaaaacatttctgtgagaatttaatggcattcagcagCAAGACCAAGGTCAGATACAGATACAattagttgtggatcacaaaAAACATTCTAAATTGTCCATACGGTATTGCATAAAGCACCATGTCTCCAAAGAACACAGCTCAATTTCCCCACAGCCCAGTTCTTATaagttttatacccctctggtcCATGCTTATGATTGAGTTGTGTAAccttgggctcatgtgcagtttcCAATTAATCTTTTCATTCTTTGATTGATTCCAATGCTACATATCATCACTGAGCATTGAAAACAATCTGGAATGATCAGATGACCAACAGAAATCCTCCACAACATCCTGAATTAAGGTTTCTGCCTTGACACCCACACCCACAGAAGTCATCAAGAAAACATGACTATTTTGTGCTGCGCACACAAGATTATTTGTGCTTGATATGGTTCAAAACCACTGGCTGGGAATAAGTCATTATGGTGGCTAAAGCACTGTGTTATCTGGAAAATCCCTGTAAACGCTGCAGTTGTGTCAGATCATAATCAATATTTGATGTGGCTCTAGTCTCCCACGCTGATGATCCTCAGGTGAAAGTGCTGGCATGCAATACTGCTGAAATAAACTCATCCTTTGGCAACTGCATTGGACCTGTTCTCACACCTACTCAGCAGGAATGCATAAGAAAATCATTAATTATATGAACCAGAAGAAAAGCCTTCACTGTAATTTTCTAACAAACTCGTGAATGGACAGTTTGGTTTGCAGTGTTGCCCAATGGTTCCTAATCTTGCTACTGGGTCAGTTCCCTGCAAATCTATCCCTCGTTTTTGCTCTGAAGCCAAACACTGcattttaataaaactgtcacaAACATAAATTTATTTTGCAACTATGCATGCTTAGAAGAGAAGCAAGCCATGTTATCTAGTATCAAGCTAAATGATAGGGACAGTCGGATCATGGGGTTTCAACTGAGTATGCACTGAGTATGTTGGAAAACGAAGGGCCCTACTGCTGGATTCTGCTTTTGTTGCTTTTATACCTAGTGACAAAAATCAGACATTGGATAATGTACTACAATATCTATGTGATAAAGTAATTATATCAGGTTATTCCTTGAATTGAACATAATAAACAATGCAAATGTTTATTACTTTGTTTTCCCAATATGTCAAACACAGCAACTACAGAGAAACCATGCACTCATTTTAGTTTGTGTTCTGTAGAAGATGTGCTTACTCTGGAGGATGAGCTTCACCTATAAAATCAACATTCACATGTCATTTGATTAGCTGGAGTTTAAACACTCATGCTAATGACTGTACCCTTTTAGAGACTTGCTCACTGCTTATGTCACAAGTCTCGCTTGACACGCACAGAGGCATTAACATATGTTAATATAGTAGAGCCAAACAGAATCCGTACAGACAAATTCTCTGTTCACACTGCAACCAATGATTTTGAATGGTATCGGGCAACATTAAATTTGTGTGTCCTGCAAAAAAGAGGGGAATACTCTGTAGCAGGAGCTCTAGGCTAGAAGGTGCTCTAAGCATGTTCTCCCACATTGTTGCACTGCTTCTGTCTCCAGGGCATTCCTGTTGCAGGAAGATTTACCTGTCAGCATGTCTAGAAAATTCTTTTCATTGTTCAGGGAAACTACTTTCACCTCTCTGTGATGAGTTGCTTTTAAGGTGCTCATTAAAACAGTGCAAACACTGTCCTCCTTAATCATttacttttgtttgcttttcctGTCTAGAACTTGAGAGTGCGCAGCATCAGAGGAACAGAGTTTTTCACTCGCTCATCGAAGAAAGTATGTGGAAGTCAGAGTCAAAAGTTCATGTTTGTTGATGGAGACAAAGCTGTGTCAGGGTCATACAGGTGAGACTGTTCAAAGTCTGGAAGAAAAGACAAAGCTCTTATCTGCTAAAGTGCTCAGACTGTAAGCTTTTGCTTTTTTCACTATGAGTCCAAAGTTTGTGACCCAACCTAGATCAGCTCCTTAATTTTAAGATCTTTCATCAAtatgagggtggcacggtggcaaaACTGGTGGTATTTCTGTCACATACCTCTAGGGTTCTCAGTTTGTGGGTACAAAGTTTATATAacaataaagcagttacagacaatgaatgaatgagtggtcaATGTGAGTCATGtgtttttaatcagtttttttttttcatttcagtttcaCATGGTCAGCCTCCAGATTGGACAGAAACATCATTACTGTGCTCACAGGCCAAGCTGTGGACACATTTGACAAGTTGTTCCAGGACCTATATATGATGTCTAATGGTGTGAACCTGAATAAGATTAATCTCTTGGATGAGCCCAAGCCAGAACCCGTTCCTCAGACAGCACCTGCTCCACTGCCCTCAGCCACCATGGCCCTCAAACTCATCAACCCAAAATATGCTCTGGTCTTCAGTACTGCTACTGCCAAGATCAGCAATACACCTTCAGAGaacattaaacaaacaaaagaggTCCCAGAGGCTTCTCAAATTCATCCAGGGCTCCTTCACCTGGAAAAAGCCAACATGACGGAATACCTGCCTGTTTGGCCTGATCCTGACCCATCAAGTGATGTGATTGGATTCATTAATATCAGAGACTACAGTAAACCAATACAGGCCCACCTTATGCGGTCTGAACTATTTGAGGTTTCACAGGCCATTCGATTCAAGGACCCCCTCAATGTGCAAGAGGAACCCCTGCCTGGGAAGGCTTATCCTAAACCTAGACTGGAATCCTTCAAACCTCTGGTTGATTCCTTTGAGGAACAGTCACTTAAGGAACCTCAAATCAGcccagaaaataataatatgaatgcTAAACCTACTGACCAAATACATCAGACATCTAGTAGACACACAGAGGAGTCTATATTTATGTTATCCAGCAGTAACGATGAGAATGACTCAACAGTGGCTCAAGGTATGAAAAAGGTAACTGACTCTTTGTCTTTGGAGGCAGATGAAATTCATGCTAACCCGGGTAAAAGCATTACAGTCCACTCTGATGCTGTGCAAGATAAAGACTGCCAAATGTCAACAGAATTACAGTGTCAAACTGTAACCTCCTCTTGCACGGAAACCTTATTAGCGCACTTTGAAACTATCTCAGTCAAACACATCACTGATACAGAAACAGAATCTTTCAGGACAACAGCTGTCCAAGATAATCCGGAACACAGGAGCAAAGTTACAGGCCCTGACAAAAATGAAACTAAAGTTGTAGGCTCCAGTTTTTCTTCAAAATCTGAGGAATACTTTGAATGTAGTGACTCCCTTACTGCTGACTCAGGATTTAAACATATGGTTAATGGGATACCAACTGCCTCTGGGCTTTCAGAGAAGGACTGGCTCCTGGATGACTCCAATGGCTCCAAGGACTCCAGTAACACTGTCACACATTCTTTGTCCCCTGTGACACTGCAGCTTCAGAAGCAGGCACTAATGGCTAGCCCATCTGATCATGAGTCAGTCAAAGAGAGCCTAGAAGTAACAGAGTCACCTCAGCTCCAGTCTGGATTACAAGGACAGTGTAGCAGGCAACACATAACAGGGTTGACTATTCACTCAGAGCCGGAAGACACAGAAGCAGTTTTAGTGATAGAAACTGATAACTTGTTTGAACTGGTTTCAAATGATAATGAACAACAAATGCAAGAAACAAATGCTAACTCCCAACTAGCATCAGAGACAGAGGTAATTCTTAGCCCACTGGAAGCTAAGACTGATGCATCAGAGGGCAAGCCTGACTGGCGAGATAGGAAGGGAGAAGAACTGCCACTACATGAACTAAAATATGCATCACATTTAATAGTAAATGATGAGTCTGGCACCGAACCTTTGGAATGGGATAATGCTAATAAATCTGAATTAGTACTGAATGAATTTTCCACTTCAGTGTGGCAGGGTAAATTGGCAGCACCTGTCATAGTTGTTCAGATGAAAACTGAGTCTCAGTCCATAGTGTTCTCTGACAGCATGAATGAAATGCCACTGTCAGAGTTTAAACCTGAGCTGCCTTCAAGATTCAATTACATTTCTAACTTCACTCCTGCTGCTGAGGTGAATGATGTCAAACACTCCAGACACCAGGAGAAAGTAGATACTCTCCACACAGTTCTTCAGAAAAGCCTACATGCTAAAAGAGAACATGAAGAGGATTGCAATTTTCCTGCACAGTGTACTGATCCTGAAGATTTGATGATCATAAAGGACCCTGACCTTGAGCGGTCATTCAAAGTACAAGGAGACTACAAATCTGTACTAGGCCTGAAGAAGAAAGAAGCAGTGTATACTCTGATAACTGAAGACAAAACTGAGCCACCAGGACAGAAGATTTGCTGTGTACCAAAGCACAGTGCAGATGTTCATTCCTCTACAAGGAAGCAAAATTTCTCCCAAAAGGTACTGGGTAAAGACAAACCAATACAGGAACATACCTGTACATATAGAGAACATATGAACCAGCCTGAGGCGAAGGCTAAGTTTGAAGGAGATATGAGGAGGGTAAGGATTCCTTTCTATAACAAGATAACTGCCAAACCTGTATTAAGTTTACTAACCATGATGCTAGCCAACATAACACAACTGTTCTCCTTCAAGCTTTTTGAGCTCTCTGGTAACATTATGTAAGTGGCAAACtaaaaaagaagcagtggctggcttCACATGCCCTTAGGGGGAAGAATATGCTAGTTTACATCCTCTCAGCTTTGGTAGTATCATGTGATTTGTGGAGGCCTAGTTTGTGAGAGGAATTAGCAGCAACTAAaattgaaaaaagaaagaaagatatcactgcgaccctgaaatggataagcggaaaagatgatggaggtgatgatgatgatgaaagacattcattaatttatttatttttgttgaaataATAGCTGATTTAACTTGGTAAATAGACACTGATACACTGTTTGAGATACTCCTTTGGGACACAGATTTTTAGTTGTGTATGCACAACAAGCATAACCAATAATAATCAAGCAAATAATGTAACACTGCACATGAACTTGAGGTTCTTGATGAATTGTGATGGCGGCTGTGATACAGAATTAATCACTTTACATCAGtagctgacctcactaatgttcttttGTCTGAATGCAATGAAGCCCTcgcagcaatgttccagtgtcAAGTGTAAAGGGTTCCAAGACCAGGAATGGCTGTTACTTTTGGCCATATAATGTATGTCAACAAAACATCGTAAACATCAAATGAACCTTTATGTAAAATGACTTTACTGTGAAAGGCTTATGTAGGAGTCTGGTAGTTTTATGAACACTGtcctattttaaaaaaaagttactaAAATATCTGATGAAGGTGTATGAAATAATTCAGTTAGCATTATTATATTACTATTCACAGATACGTCGGCCCTCACCTAAACCTAGGCAAACACCTCCGGAAGCCAGAGGAGGTTCAACTAAAGCATCTGTCACCAAACTCCTTGGGAGTAATCATCCTGCTAGACCTGCTGCAAATacttctgatgaacagaatacCACACATAGAAAACAGCAAGGACAGAACAAGGCTGTTAATGCACTACCCACACTCACTGCACTTCCGGACAAGTTTAAAGCCAGACGTACTGCTCCCACTCGGTCAAGCCAGAGTCAGGTTGGACACTCCCGGACAGATCCTTCGCCAGCACGTATCAGTTTTCCTCAAAACCAGCCCCAAGCTCAACTGGACAGAACCAGGGCCATCCAATTAGGCCCATCCAGCTCCAGGCAGCGATCAGCCTCCACAGCAGAAGATAGCCCTTCCTCTTCTGGCACACCACACCTAAGGAGATCAAGAAGCTTTAAAGGGAAAACAACAGGATCCCCCCTCAAGCAATCGGAAAACAAGTCATAGTATAAGGTGGAAAAAACAAGAACCATCATTACTTTCAAATACTTTTGATAgtactgtatttgttttattgtggATCAAAGTAACTGACTAAGGTTTAAAAATCTGTCCTGATCTACATTTTCCTTTTCAGACTCCACTCCTAATGCTGTGAAGTCCTTGTCCAAGAAACCAATCCTAATACTGTTGAGAAAACCTtgcaaaaaatgtgaaaatgtgttatgCTTGTTGAGCCCAAAGCTATAGCTGCTGGCATTTCTGTTCTGCCCAGTTTTCACACAGTAAAAAACAGGCAATCGCCTCATTacatgaatgtgtgtttgcTTGCCTCAGTGAAACCAGGCTATTTCTAACACCTTCTGTGATGCAGTTACAACATCAGACTTTGTAAGCACTTCCAGCCATTTGACTTTACATCCTTTCTGCAAATTACACAGAGATGTGTACTTGCATCTCTCAGTGAAAGCAATATGGTTGGTACTATGACTAAacattttatatgaaaatatacaACTGATAATCtgattaaatgtttacattagAAAATGAATCCTCTATATTACAATATCTGATTTAACTTGTTTGCTTCTAAAGAGAAATATGAACAAATAGCAGACCAGATGTTTTATGCACAGAAGAAATGCTGCTACAGAGGTGCCCGAGGAGTCAAGAATAAAAGAGAGCGTAATTTCCCTCACTCCTACTGGATTGCATTTCCTCTACCCAATTATTCATCACGATAATGGCCATTGTCTTTTAGTTGACATAACAGAATTTAGCATGTCCTACACTTCACCCGCCCAGCATTGTAGTTTGGTTTTACTAGGGGAGTATGAGCTAATGGGTGGAGTTGGCAATGACTAAATCTTGGAGAGGAAATTGGGTAAAATAACAATGCAATAAAAGATATTTCTTTGTCGGCTTCATGTGTTAGACAATAACAAGAGTCTATAATGAGTACAGAAAAAATATCCTACTAATCTTTTATGACCAGCTTTAAGAGTGTAAATTCTTcacatatatttttgtgttttggtaTGTGGAGGACAAATAGGTGAGTGGGGTACTATGTTGTGTCATTGTGGTTTCTGGTATATCAGGTAAAGTTcgcatggaactggtggcattgagcatgcattaacagtgccagtagGGATAGATACAGCCTTAGTCATCAGGGAGGCCAGTATGGATTTACATTTAAGAATGTGGTAGAGGGCTGTATCCCTTGCTTTGGGGGATGTCAGAATTCACTGTTGAGCCTCAGCATACAGCAACAGCCACAAAAATGCTATTGGTTTGGTGTAGGATTTAAATGGCCAATAGATGATTACAGGCAGGAAGAGAGTATGGAGAGGGCCCTGTGTTAAGTGTGGATTGagataggatattttacattttatcctATGTGTAAGTACAATAAAAGCACTCGGATCTCAAACCAGATCCCAGCATAGTTCACAGCCCCCAACACCCATGAAACAATcctttaaaaacactgaataCCTGCTTCAGGTGTGTTTGGAACTGAGCTGAAACAACGTGGATCATCTGGGGGATCTAAGTACTGTTTTGAGAAATTATGGCTTAAAAAAACCACAGGCAAACTCCTCCAAGATTCACCGCCTTGACATTTCAAGTGACAGAGCCTGCGGAGATGATTGTGCAACCACTGAATGCTTGACATTAGGACTGTGCTCAGTGATGTTCTGGAGGCTAAGGGTGAAGGCCTTCAGagcaatattttacatttaaaaaaaaggaactaGAACCACAGATACATTAGGCTGACCACACACATAACTTCTGGCCCACAATATCTGTCAAGCTGTTGAAGTTAGAGGTGAAGTGTTCAGATCAATGTTAGAGAAGCAATTATCAATTCAAATATTCTCCCAGTACAGTTTGTTTGAGCTTTGTGCTTACAGCAAGCAAATGTGTAGTATCAGCAGTAGCAGGCAAATTCCTGCTGTAAAATGGCCATTGCAGCACCATTAtttctgaaagagagagaagtgcaTTCTTCCACAAAACTTGAAAGTGCATATATAAGGCACACAGGGTACTGGTAATAGTctcataaataaaacacattgttttgtgttcatttGCAGCTCACAGATTATAATACTGAGAAACATTTATGTTCATAAAATATAGATAAATTATCTTGAACATATCCACATTCCCAAAGAATTATGTTGTTAACAAGCTTTCTGAGTGTTCACAGTGGTGgctttttgctgcagtaataccATCTACTCTTCTAAGAAGGTGTATTGGGAAATTTCTGTTAGGAATTGATGGCTTTTAGCCACAAAGTTTTACATGAGTGAGGTTTGGTAAAGATAGTAAATGGATGGTTTGAGATCTTAAATTATTAGAATACTGTcattccagaaaatgttttcccaGTTCCCTACAACCCAATGCTGGTTGTTTTATTCCCTTTTTCTTGACACTTGGCACAGGACATGGTGACTTTAagatcatgtgcagctactccaaaTTGACTTAattgtttcatggttttctatggagattatgaAAGTGAATATGTGTGCGCAGTGGGTGAAACTTGAAGTAACTGGACTTACTCATTATAAGTGGTTTCTACACTCtcttggacatatagtgtaagTGTTTGCTGTCTGTGTGGGAGGAAAAATTATTCAgaagattaattaattaataaaggaACAGTGAAGGACACAGTGTGCTGCCGAGAAGTATAAAGAGCCTCCGGagacaaatataaatatgttgttAAAATTGATATCATGAGTAAAAATATCTATCTGGTCTGAACTTAATTTTACAATGAATTAGg encodes:
- the fam83ga gene encoding uncharacterized protein fam83ga, with translation MALSQVQCLDENHINLRTNESKPEFFYSEEQRLALEALLEGGVGTLEQFLTSSGVRNFLSELEVSRLSGSVEVFNPGSLDACTGSIVDSDEAQSSLQYWPQRSDTSLPDLDLGWPPCAAYRGVTRAHVYAQPPLDGHAHIKEVVRKTIAQAQKVIAVVMDLFTDVDIFKDLLDASFKRKVAVYVVLEATGVPHFLNMCERAAMHTGHLKNLRVRSIRGTEFFTRSSKKVCGSQSQKFMFVDGDKAVSGSYSFTWSASRLDRNIITVLTGQAVDTFDKLFQDLYMMSNGVNLNKINLLDEPKPEPVPQTAPAPLPSATMALKLINPKYALVFSTATAKISNTPSENIKQTKEVPEASQIHPGLLHLEKANMTEYLPVWPDPDPSSDVIGFINIRDYSKPIQAHLMRSELFEVSQAIRFKDPLNVQEEPLPGKAYPKPRLESFKPLVDSFEEQSLKEPQISPENNNMNAKPTDQIHQTSSRHTEESIFMLSSSNDENDSTVAQGMKKVTDSLSLEADEIHANPGKSITVHSDAVQDKDCQMSTELQCQTVTSSCTETLLAHFETISVKHITDTETESFRTTAVQDNPEHRSKVTGPDKNETKVVGSSFSSKSEEYFECSDSLTADSGFKHMVNGIPTASGLSEKDWLLDDSNGSKDSSNTVTHSLSPVTLQLQKQALMASPSDHESVKESLEVTESPQLQSGLQGQCSRQHITGLTIHSEPEDTEAVLVIETDNLFELVSNDNEQQMQETNANSQLASETEVILSPLEAKTDASEGKPDWRDRKGEELPLHELKYASHLIVNDESGTEPLEWDNANKSELVLNEFSTSVWQGKLAAPVIVVQMKTESQSIVFSDSMNEMPLSEFKPELPSRFNYISNFTPAAEVNDVKHSRHQEKVDTLHTVLQKSLHAKREHEEDCNFPAQCTDPEDLMIIKDPDLERSFKVQGDYKSVLGLKKKEAVYTLITEDKTEPPGQKICCVPKHSADVHSSTRKQNFSQKVLGKDKPIQEHTCTYREHMNQPEAKAKFEGDMRRIRRPSPKPRQTPPEARGGSTKASVTKLLGSNHPARPAANTSDEQNTTHRKQQGQNKAVNALPTLTALPDKFKARRTAPTRSSQSQVGHSRTDPSPARISFPQNQPQAQLDRTRAIQLGPSSSRQRSASTAEDSPSSSGTPHLRRSRSFKGKTTGSPLKQSENKS